The genomic segment ttttcatacatttaaaaaaaaaaaagtttaaaaataaaaacagacccACGTTGCTAACACTGTTGCTGCAGATGTAGCCGGTCAAGCATTGAATTCAGCACATGTACACAGCGTCACCTTTGCCAAACATTGAGGGGGGGGTAATattgagcccccccccccacccattCGCCAGACGTGACTTAGCGTTCAATCTTAAAACGTTTGTTGGTGCTCTCAGATGTGCAGGTCACAGGTGGGAGTAACGCTAGCTAGCCCAGCGTCTCTGTTtcttgaatgaaaacaaaatcaaaaaacaaaaacaaacgaacaaCTGAACCTTTGACAAAACCTTTCAGGCCGTTCGACGACACTCACCGCAGTTTTGAAGAGCTTTTCAGATTCCCCAAAGACTCCTTTGTGCGGCCGGGAccaagaggaggaaaaaaaaatgtctcccGTTACagtaaagaatattttttttaactcgtTCACCAGTTGCGACTGTTTTGGGGCCAAACACAGCCGGTACTCGGAAGTGACATATTTTGCAGCCAGtccagagatgagaggagacgGCGACCGGAGGCGAccatgttcacttttttttttgtttttggcttaaCTGGTAACTGCAGACCAGGGAACACACTGGGCCAAACTAACCATTCACCTAGACATGTCTTCATGCTGTGCCACAATATATATTACGTCGCTGAACTACTTCAAAGTAGCATTTTCGTGGTAGGAATTTTGAGTGGAAGTTTTTCACCCTAAGGTGTGCGGCTACAGCACAATCCAGTAGGAGTCGTCAGACAtttattctgctgtttgttttttgttttgtcccccccccccattgaaGAGGATGCTAATCTCTGCCTGGGACACTACTTTAACTGAACCACGAACTCTTCCCTGCATGTGCTATCCGACGACTCCGCCTTCAGCTACACGTGTTATGATTAACAACTTCACAATGTGGCATTCAAGTGAAAGACACGATGGACGTATTTTCTAAAAAAGGCAGAGTTTGATCTTGATATAGGGCGAGCTTGTACGCATAACTCACTGATGAGATACGACTTATATGCATATAACTCGTATCTCATCAGTGAGTCACAGGAAAGAATTCAAAATTCTGTTAGATGGCAATGGCAGTAAAATAGTCAACtaaagagagagcagagaaccttgttttttccttgctCTAAGTAAAGGATCTGTCCTTCCATGTATGAGTTTTTGCACAAATGTAGCCCTGATGATTAAGCTGTATTGCACAATTGCACCTGGGGGGGGGTGCAGGTACAGATGAGGTAGAGAACACATCATATGCGGTGTTTACACCTGCCACAAGCCAGCTTTGCCCACCACTGAAACCGTGAAGCTGAATCCCTGATATGCTGGAGAGCGGCAGGTATGAAACTTAACTCTTTCTAATGGCTACTACATAAGATCCGGCATGCAAGCATACTGTCCACCCGTGTAAACAGCTGAACAGGTACTATACTGGATATCTATGGCCGATAATCGCCCTCTGGTCTTCTCTAGGTACTGCTGCCTATTCATTTCGCCAGGTCTCCCATGAAATTGGCTTTTCAGGTCCAGCACCGATAGAAGGATTGTGTTATGCCAAGCTGTCGCATCTtgagacaaaaaatgaacacCACAGGCACGTCACATTTTAGCACTCTTTGTTCATACGTTATGTTTTTCAGCAACAATTGTTTTTGACATTGATACAGTGCAAATGCACAATAGCACAACAGACACCATTAAGGATACATActattttttaaagtcaatacAGCAGATTTTGACAATttgcatgtttgattttttttttttttcttttgctaaaCATAAATGTTCGTCCTTTATTTAAGCTTTCAATGTCCAACAGacttttttattcttcactGGTAGGGACCCTCTAACACAGACAAGCGTTTGGAAATCAATGGCAAGTCATTTTCCAAGTGTGGTCGGCAACCTCTGCAAGGTCATGACAAATGGTGAAGCAGGGCACTGTCAGCATCTGTTTCCCATCATGCCCAGGAGCAGTGTGATCATctgagtcagtcagtccaaTCAGTATTATTCATACTTCTTTCAACTATGCGGCCATACTGGATGAATTTCAGCCATACTGTAAACCGGTGCTGATGTTAAACATGTCTACTTTGTCTTGATATGCATATTATATTAAGAAAGAGATAACCTAagacctgagaaaaatatcGCATTTTGCAATATAAGACACAGAAGATACAGTGCCGTTCACCCCATCAGTTCACATCAACCACcaacacacagcagcttcaAGCACTCACCAGTGTCtcaaatttttccttttaacagatcaaaacaaaacaacaaacactgacgacagacagacaaaaacatactCAGATGGCTCAAGTTAACACTGACTCCATCCATCTTCATATGTActgattaatttctttttttttaatatcaagtAAACATATGCTCGTGGcagatgtaattttttaatcCGGTGATTTTGTCTTATTGTTATCTTTTAGGTTTTAAGAACTATTCATGGTGAATTCAAAAAAAGGGGTTTTTAAACTTCAGGTGGACAACTCGTGATGGCTTCTGATCATGGCGGCGCTGCTTCCTCAGCATCCCTCAACGGAGACGTCACCTCCAGTGAGGCTTTTTAGATCTGCACATTAGTAGTAATGCTTAAGCACAAACACCAGCCATCTTCTTGAccctcccacccccaccccatACCCACTTCCCCGGCCTCCGTTCCACCTCTCCACAATCCAAACCTATTCATccccttcactctctctctccctctcaagtCACTGGTCCCTGCTCTTCCTTTCCAACTACCTCTCTCTTCATTATCTCCCTTCTTTGCATActtatggccttttttttttttactcgctCTTCTTGGTGATAGCCATAGCCAATGATTTGGACTTGCCAATGTAGGCCTcgaagaaaaactgaacaaagagCACAAAGTAGCTGAGGTACATGAGGGAGGACCACACAATGTTCTGCATGTGGGATGGACACTCCTGGCCCTGCTGCATCCACGAGTACACCAGGTAGTTGACCACACAGCCCATCAGCATCTGGGTGATCTGGGTCAGTGTAATGAACATGGCAAACTTGCGCGACAGCTTGAAGCCGGCCGCCCGCAAGGCGTAGTAAGAGTACATGACGGCATGAACTAAGTAGTTCATAGTCATGAACCATCCGCCGCCGGCCACCATGTCTTTGTAGGAGTACCAGGAGTAGAGCAGCACGGTAATGTGGTGGTACCAGTGGAGGAAGATGAGCTTCTGTTTCCTCAGGACGATGAAGAGAGTGTCACCTACAGGTATGACGGATGGAGTTTGGAAGGAAGTTGGGTTATATAAGAGATGGGAGAAGTTTGTGGAGAGCATGTTGAGGAGGGGAATAAAGAAAAGTTGGATGAATGAAGGGAtaggaacagaagaaaaaagagaatatcATTATCATTGGTCCATTCAAAATGACTGGCCGTGATTCAGGCTGCTCTCATATATGCAGAAATTGTTGGCTACATGAACTGCAGTGTGTAAAACCACAAAGCTTTTGGCACACAGAGTAGGAAGGAAATGTTTCAAACAACTTAACAGGCTGCCCTTTAAATGAGAAACAGAGACGCAAGTGACAGCAAAAGCTGTAGCGCCCATTTATTACCCATTATTATGTTAACACCAATGAGTTTTCAACTATAAACCAATATAGATACTATAAATGCAGACAGAAAAGATGCCatactagaaaaaaaaaagcctgcttAACCTTGCATTTacctacagtattttaaaaaatgtatttcttttcagCTACTTTTACTATAATATCAATGGTTTTCTATCAGTGGTtgtcagttttaaaatgatttgtatAACATCTTGGAGATAATATTTATGAATGAACAAGAAAACTGCTTAAGAATCTAAGGAACTTTCGTTACTGCAACTACGCCGGGTTACTATGAgcttgtgttttccttttcaaactgaTGTACAGGAGTAAATGTAAACTTGTTTGACAGGGTGGAAAATGAAGATTGACTGTTACGCACGACCGTGTGTTTATGCGCATGGGCCACAGTTAGCCCGAGCTATTTGTGATATTATGCCTTGGCACAGAGTCCTACTATAGggctgcatgtatgtgtgtttctgcgtaATGTGTCTGAGTTTACTTTAAAATGGCTGTATATTTGAAATTCTGAGCCTTGTGGGAACGCAGGGACTGCCCATTCTCTGGTTTCCAGCATTCACAATCATGTTCATGCTGGTTTGGACAACGACCAGATAGAGAGAACAGAGGCAGTGAACGTCTGCCACCTTTCATTCCCACTGAGAGGAACAGCTGCTCTAGGTTTAAGCCTGGAGTTCATGGCATTTTAAGCCCCAGAAGGACATAGATGAGCATAAAAAGGGACCACACAGGCAGCAAAGGATCttcagaaatgtgaaatataataACCCCAAATAAGATAGTAAGGCCACATTTTATGGGAAAGATGGACAAATAAAAGGTTCTTCAGCGGTTctttaagtgagaaaatatctaaaatatcaAATTCAGAAGCGTAAACAATCaaatattattgattatttattagtgtttgattgaaaatgattatttttaatattattagcATTTCATTAAGGAAGGAAAGCAATTCTTATATCTCTCAGGCACTAAAATGAGTGTAGTCAGTCACTGAAACGTTTGGCTGCACtgcaactgaaaacacaacatttgcTACGATGGATGAATGAGTAATCGTAGTTCGCTAACATGCCATTTGGCAGGTGTTAAACGTTGCCTCTAACttcactgaaacactgagagatgaattaagaaaaaacatttttggtgaGCAGTTTATTGACTCGGGTAGGCTGTTTTATGGGAAACATTATAGTACTAGTATATATGGCAATATGAGATATATGCCGCAAGAAGGTCTTGACTTACCCAGTTCTGGAGCTTTGCTAAGTACAAAGGCGTATGCCCAGAACTTGCTGACAGGCCCGTTGTAAAAGCTCTGGTCACAGACTGACTGTTTAAGCCCTTTTGTCATCAAGATGTACATCATGTAACTCCCAGTACGGATGGCACCAAATATACTACATGGACAGAGAGACAATACAGACAAAGCAAGTTTTTGTAGTGGGGAAATATGTGGTACATTTAGTTACTACACATGAGCAGGTTTTAAGTATGTAGTGTGTTTACATACAGCGCTCTGAGGCAACTACTACACACTCTCCTTATGCACTATATGTGAAGTCTATGCCTTGTGTGTTGGTATCaactgcagccttttttttaatgtggtaaaaaaaaaaaaaattcagcactTTTTACATATCCAAGTTACATACTTTTTTTCCAAGCCtgaattaaaatgcatttgcagtttgtttgaaataaacCATGACTCAGTTTCCCTCTGAATAATGAAATCAGTCTGCTCAGTCAAACTGGATACTACACATCTCCCAAGCAATGAATCTGATGTGTAAATGAGCTTCATGGCTCCATAACAAAATATAGCTGCTTTCCCCTGTTGCTTGTTGTGTCTGATGTGACCAGCATGTGTCAGCTAACAGACACCCTGCAACCAAAGCTGATCACATATATGGACACACGACAGGAAATTCGTGCACATTTACTGCCATTAATAATGTCGACTCACCTGAACACAGCAAGCGTGAGGGACCATAGCACCAGCGGTTTCCTCAACTCAAacttctccctctgtttcatGACATGGCGTCCCCCGAGGATACAGGCGGCGTAGAGtgcagagaagagaaaggacttcttcctgtaaacacaaaaagcaaagcGATCAACGTTAACCTCTCTTTGACTTTTAGTTGCCTCTGCATACCCAGGTCAATGTGCTGATGATGTTGAGTGTTTTTTCAGCAATAACCTGCTTAATATTCGTACAGTCACATACAGAAAACCCTGGGCAGCTTATAGTTAGCTGCTCAACAGGTGTTTTGCGACAAAAGTGAGGAGTTAACAagataaagcagcagaaatataacaaaatgcAAGGTTGATATATGAAAGAAGACACGAAAATAATATCATGAAGTCCCAAATGCTTAGCTTTCAGTTTACAGTTATTTACAGTTATATTCAGCTCCAGCTCCCACCATCCTGGGAATTTGCCTTAATTGACTTGTCAGAGATCACTGCTGTGCCACATGAAGTGGCGGACTTGTGATGAGGCATCACCTGGCCCGACTGATTCTAAAGAAAAGCATTTCCCAGTGCTCAGCATAATTACAAAGCACAGGTGGTCAAAGCACAGACTAGATGCTGCGTAGGACTAACAGAAGACGGGGCGTGCTGCCTTAAAGTAGAGCGACTGTGTCCAAAACACGGTTCGGCCTATTGGACAGAGAGCAGAGTAATTGTTTGGAGCAGCATTAGCCAAAAACGTTAGGGAAAATGCACTAATGACGATACGGTTGCAGGTGCAAATCAGTAAGACATTAAACCTGCAGTAGGGCTGCTCAGTAGCCAGAGGTAGAGACGTGTGTAGCTGTACAAtggtgctggaaaaaaaaagaagcatgtACAGCAACacccttggaaaaaaaaaaataaataagtcagTGCACAGGGACCAGGAATGGGTCATTCTGGGAACTCTGGGACCAATAGCCCTGGCGATAATGACTTGCGTAGAACTAGCTCAAGGATTGATGTTCCAATTcagtgatgttgtttttgttctgctgttTGGAGGTCATACAAAGAGAACAACATGACACTGAATTgaataacaatattaaaatgtataactCAGTGGAAAGGATAGGAGTAGATTATTTTATTGACAGCCTTAGTGTAAGTGTGAGGTACTATATTATACAAGAGGCAAGTTATAAATCTGGGTATGATCATTTATTCAAGGTCAACTGTCTTTGTAgtatacagcacacacacacacacatacacacatacacacacacacacacacacacacacacacactagcataCTGGTCAAATGGTTTGTGTATTACTTCcaatacaaatgcaaacatttctcaCACAACCGTTTCATATGCAACCTGTAAACAGCAGTCCATCCTGTTCTGTTTTGCAGCCTCAGCAgagcacagcaacaacagcactTAGTTTTGCTGATCAGGTGTGTAGCTaggtggaggagaaaaacgTGTTCATTTCACCTAgctacttgaaaaaaaaaaaaaaaaaaacttgagaaaCATGGCTGTGTGATACAATACCAGAGAGAGGATAATATATAACACGAAAACATTTACTCAGCCTGATGCTAATTTTCAAGGTCCTTGTTTATAATATTGTTGCTGTAGCAGCCATGTATAGCAGTCATGTTAAGCTGGCTATCGAAAAGCACTTATATCTAAACCAATACCAACAGATTAAATAAGGTCAACATTCGCCTGATACCAAAGCTGCAGATGGGCTTGGGGCATCGCTATTTCCCACCTGGTTTTCCAATACATTTCAAGTACAACCAGCtctgtttaaagaaatactACTGCTATCACACAGAGTGAATCAACGCTTCTTGGTCTCCACCTTTCCTCACTAGAAGGAAAATGTTGTTAAGAATGTGAAGCTTAAACTATTTCTATCATAAGCAAGCAGGCGAGTCAGTGAAGACAGGGACA from the Xiphias gladius isolate SHS-SW01 ecotype Sanya breed wild chromosome 23, ASM1685928v1, whole genome shotgun sequence genome contains:
- the elovl6 gene encoding elongation of very long chain fatty acids protein 6 — its product is MSVLALQEYEFERQFNEDEAIRWMQENWKKSFLFSALYAACILGGRHVMKQREKFELRKPLVLWSLTLAVFSIFGAIRTGSYMMYILMTKGLKQSVCDQSFYNGPVSKFWAYAFVLSKAPELGDTLFIVLRKQKLIFLHWYHHITVLLYSWYSYKDMVAGGGWFMTMNYLVHAVMYSYYALRAAGFKLSRKFAMFITLTQITQMLMGCVVNYLVYSWMQQGQECPSHMQNIVWSSLMYLSYFVLFVQFFFEAYIGKSKSLAMAITKKSE